A region of Halalkaliarchaeum desulfuricum DNA encodes the following proteins:
- a CDS encoding PHP-associated domain-containing protein, whose translation MHVKVLDESVAKRAKDRGIDVLVYAPHFTRLPEIKRRAERFSDEELLVIPAREVFTGDWHSRRHLLAVGLSRPVPDFITFEGAMQEFERQNAVVLVPHPEFATVSLTGPEIHSNLRRLHGIEIYNAKLFPHQNGKARTVARETGLSGFGSSYAHLRRTVGEAWTQFDAEIRSETDLLEALRDGSPRRVLRRNGAGHRLRGLAEYAHLFWENTYEKFDRVFLSGTEPTHPTHVAYDGRFDDVTVRGAHRFS comes from the coding sequence ATGCACGTCAAGGTACTCGACGAGTCGGTCGCAAAGCGGGCGAAAGATCGCGGAATAGACGTCCTCGTGTACGCGCCACACTTCACGCGGCTGCCGGAAATCAAACGCCGGGCCGAACGGTTCAGCGACGAGGAACTGCTGGTGATCCCGGCACGGGAGGTGTTTACGGGCGACTGGCACTCGCGCCGTCACCTCCTGGCGGTTGGGCTCTCCCGTCCGGTCCCTGACTTCATCACGTTCGAGGGCGCAATGCAGGAGTTCGAGCGACAAAACGCCGTTGTGCTCGTCCCCCACCCCGAATTCGCGACGGTGAGCCTCACCGGTCCGGAGATTCACTCGAACCTCCGGCGGCTCCACGGCATCGAGATCTACAACGCGAAACTGTTTCCCCACCAGAACGGCAAGGCACGAACGGTCGCACGGGAGACGGGACTTTCCGGGTTCGGATCGTCGTACGCCCACCTCCGGAGAACCGTCGGCGAAGCGTGGACGCAGTTCGACGCGGAGATCCGCTCGGAAACGGACCTTCTGGAGGCACTCCGTGACGGGAGCCCCCGCCGAGTGTTGCGGCGCAACGGCGCGGGACACCGTCTCCGGGGCCTTGCAGAGTACGCACACCTGTTCTGGGAGAACACCTACGAGAAGTTCGACCGTGTGTTCCTCTCGGGGACCGAACCGACACACCCGACCCACGTCGCGTACGACGGCCGATTCGACGACGTGACGGTCCGGGGCGCCCACAGATTTAGCTAG
- a CDS encoding KaiC domain-containing protein, which yields MTDNDDWFERALRELEAEGESSGRNARRSDGNESTDEGEDTGGGEDTGGGEDTGGDEMDPGVTPGPEPMHGSDDVDDFGFADFGKPGESTGDPFGGAASGDAPGGFEPDLTEAELDSDVERIQLGIDGLDSMILGGIPQRSLISVIGSAGTGKTTFALQFLEHGFKDGERAIYLTLEESREAILSTAEDKGWPFREYVEDDRLAVVSMDPIEMANSLSSISSDLSRLVADFGADRLVLDSVSLLEMMYDHPSKRRSQVFEFTRSLKEVGVTTLLTSEASEESPYTSRYGIVEYLTDAVFVLRYVRTSNFQETRMAVEIQKIRDANHSRETKPYEITNEGINVYQQANLF from the coding sequence ATGACCGACAACGACGACTGGTTCGAACGGGCGCTTCGCGAACTCGAAGCCGAAGGCGAATCGTCCGGCCGGAACGCGCGTCGATCCGACGGGAACGAAAGCACTGACGAGGGCGAAGACACCGGCGGGGGCGAAGACACCGGCGGGGGCGAAGACACCGGCGGCGACGAGATGGATCCCGGCGTCACGCCGGGACCGGAACCGATGCACGGTTCCGATGACGTCGACGACTTCGGTTTCGCCGACTTCGGCAAGCCGGGCGAATCGACGGGCGATCCCTTCGGCGGCGCAGCGTCCGGCGACGCCCCCGGCGGCTTCGAACCCGACCTAACGGAGGCGGAACTGGATTCCGACGTCGAGCGGATCCAACTCGGGATCGACGGACTCGACAGCATGATCCTCGGCGGAATTCCACAACGATCTCTCATCTCGGTGATCGGAAGCGCCGGCACCGGCAAGACGACGTTCGCTCTCCAGTTCCTCGAACACGGATTCAAAGATGGGGAACGAGCCATTTACCTCACACTCGAGGAAAGCAGGGAGGCCATCCTCTCGACCGCCGAAGACAAGGGCTGGCCGTTCCGGGAGTACGTCGAGGACGACAGGCTGGCGGTGGTTTCGATGGATCCCATCGAGATGGCGAACAGCCTCTCCAGCATCAGCTCGGACCTCTCGCGGCTGGTCGCGGACTTCGGCGCCGACAGGCTGGTTCTGGACTCGGTGTCGCTTCTGGAAATGATGTACGACCACCCGTCGAAGCGGCGGTCCCAGGTATTCGAGTTCACTCGCTCGCTCAAGGAGGTGGGGGTGACGACACTTCTCACCTCCGAGGCGAGCGAAGAGAGCCCGTACACCTCCCGATACGGGATCGTGGAGTATCTGACGGACGCAGTGTTCGTCCTCCGGTACGTTCGGACCTCGAACTTCCAGGAGACGCGTATGGCCGTCGAGATTCAGAAGATCAGGGACGCAAACCACTCTCGGGAGACGAAGCCCTACGAGATAACCAACGAGGGGATCAACGTCTACCAGCAGGCGAACCTGTTTTAA
- a CDS encoding DUF7565 family protein yields MVRWNCGIDGCGAGFDTVEDAIVHQTTEHQRHECNVCGTIVPEGYFAIRHAFEEHTRAEYVRAYDADSTAVRLREQVKEQIESEADLQQVVERLDDARGGGAPSTEGSTERTTESS; encoded by the coding sequence ATGGTCCGCTGGAACTGCGGTATCGACGGCTGTGGCGCCGGGTTCGATACCGTCGAGGACGCGATCGTCCATCAGACGACCGAGCACCAACGACACGAGTGTAACGTCTGTGGGACGATCGTACCCGAGGGGTACTTCGCGATCCGGCACGCGTTCGAGGAACACACCCGAGCCGAGTACGTGAGAGCCTACGACGCGGACTCCACGGCGGTGCGGTTGCGGGAACAGGTGAAAGAACAGATCGAATCGGAAGCCGATCTCCAGCAGGTGGTCGAACGCCTCGACGACGCCCGTGGCGGGGGAGCGCCCTCGACCGAGGGATCGACCGAACGCACGACCGAGTCGTCGTGA
- the ftsZ gene encoding cell division protein FtsZ, translated as MDSIVEDAIDEAEEPGEDPPEGEFGGEANRDATPTGTMSDDELRDVLQDLQTNITVVGCGGAGGNTVNRMSEEGIHGAKLVAANTDVQHLVNVESDTKILMGQQKTQGRGAGSLPQVGEEAALESQEEIYDAIEGSDMVFVTAGLGGGTGTGSAPVVAKAARETGALTISIVTTPFTAEGEVRRTNAEAGLERLRDVSDTVIVVPNDRLLDAVGKLPVRQAFKVSDEVLMRSVKGITELITMPGLVNLDFADVRTVMEKGGVAMIGLGESDSESKAQDSVKSALRSPLLDVDISGANSALVNVTGGSDMSIEEAEGVVEEIYDRIDPDARIIWGTSIDEELDGQMRTMIVVTGVQSPQIYGGTDGQPAGESIQGTEDIDYVE; from the coding sequence ATGGACTCCATCGTCGAGGACGCGATTGACGAGGCCGAGGAACCGGGGGAGGATCCGCCCGAAGGGGAGTTCGGCGGCGAGGCGAACCGCGACGCCACGCCGACCGGGACGATGTCCGACGACGAACTCCGCGACGTCTTGCAGGATCTCCAGACGAACATCACCGTCGTGGGCTGTGGCGGCGCCGGCGGGAACACCGTAAATCGGATGTCCGAAGAGGGGATCCACGGGGCGAAGCTGGTCGCTGCCAACACCGACGTCCAGCACCTGGTGAACGTCGAATCCGACACCAAGATCCTGATGGGACAACAGAAGACGCAGGGTCGCGGGGCGGGATCGCTCCCGCAGGTCGGCGAGGAGGCGGCCCTCGAGTCCCAGGAAGAGATCTACGACGCCATCGAGGGCTCCGATATGGTGTTCGTCACCGCCGGACTGGGTGGCGGCACCGGCACGGGTTCCGCCCCCGTCGTCGCCAAGGCCGCCCGCGAGACCGGCGCGCTCACCATCTCGATCGTCACCACGCCGTTTACCGCCGAAGGGGAGGTCCGCCGGACGAACGCCGAGGCGGGGCTCGAGCGGCTCCGTGACGTCTCGGACACGGTGATCGTCGTGCCGAACGACCGCCTGCTCGACGCGGTCGGGAAACTCCCGGTCCGTCAGGCGTTCAAAGTGTCCGACGAGGTGTTGATGCGGTCCGTCAAGGGGATCACCGAACTGATCACGATGCCCGGCCTCGTCAACCTCGACTTCGCGGACGTCCGCACGGTGATGGAGAAGGGCGGCGTGGCGATGATCGGTCTCGGCGAATCCGACTCCGAATCGAAGGCGCAAGACTCGGTGAAGTCCGCGCTTCGCTCGCCGCTTCTGGACGTCGACATCTCCGGGGCGAACTCCGCGCTGGTGAACGTCACCGGCGGCTCCGACATGAGCATCGAGGAGGCCGAGGGCGTCGTCGAGGAGATCTACGACCGGATCGATCCGGACGCACGCATCATCTGGGGCACGTCGATCGACGAGGAACTCGACGGACAGATGCGGACGATGATCGTCGTCACCGGCGTCCAGTCGCCACAGATCTACGGGGGAACAGATGGCCAGCCCGCCGGCGAATCCATCCAGGGAACCGAAGACATCGACTACGTCGAGTGA
- a CDS encoding phosphatase PAP2 family protein, whose translation MSRGLGVTVALRESLPEWTATLFAAVSVLGDLAVIVPVLGVLYLVDVGESLRESHSHDGEEPLCSDRTAFLIATVFGGLALIVLLKATFALPRPPTELHAVVPSEHGFPSGHTMAATVFWGALALWTTVGRRRPRFATAATVVGLVGVSRMALGVHYLVDVFASVGFGTAYLAGMWYLARGIPVRAFVIAAVVALLSLAVTGGETRALLATAGTIGAAVGWWTVERAPVERRLRAAFAD comes from the coding sequence ATGAGTCGCGGACTCGGTGTGACCGTCGCCCTGCGGGAGTCGCTCCCCGAATGGACGGCGACCCTGTTCGCTGCGGTTTCGGTGCTGGGCGATCTCGCGGTCATCGTTCCGGTCCTCGGAGTGCTGTACCTGGTCGACGTCGGCGAGAGCCTGCGTGAGAGCCACAGTCACGACGGGGAAGAACCGCTCTGCTCCGACCGGACTGCGTTCCTTATCGCGACCGTCTTCGGCGGGCTCGCACTGATCGTCCTCTTGAAGGCGACGTTCGCGCTCCCCCGCCCCCCCACAGAGCTTCACGCCGTGGTTCCGAGCGAACACGGGTTCCCGAGCGGCCACACGATGGCGGCGACCGTCTTCTGGGGGGCACTGGCGCTGTGGACGACTGTCGGCCGACGTCGCCCGCGGTTCGCGACCGCGGCTACAGTCGTGGGACTCGTCGGCGTCTCCCGAATGGCACTGGGCGTTCACTACCTCGTCGACGTGTTCGCGTCGGTCGGGTTCGGGACGGCGTATCTCGCCGGGATGTGGTACCTCGCCCGCGGAATCCCGGTCCGGGCGTTCGTGATCGCCGCCGTGGTCGCGCTGCTATCGCTCGCCGTAACCGGCGGCGAAACCAGGGCACTGCTGGCGACTGCCGGAACGATCGGAGCGGCGGTCGGCTGGTGGACCGTCGAGCGAGCGCCGGTCGAGCGACGTCTGCGGGCCGCTTTTGCGGACTGA
- a CDS encoding NAD(+)/NADH kinase encodes MEVGIVAQRGNARAARLASEIREKLRELDVAVRIDEATADRLGAVDGNEPAVPEGHPVETFRECDLVVSIGGDGTFLFAARGAGGTPVLGVNLGEVGFLNAVSPSEAVEVIGREVTAYRQGELDVREVPRVKARTDNWMSGPAVNDIVVQGSRRGHGGGIDYDLRVDGSLYSGGHADGVLVATQTGSTAYNLSEGGPLVHPSIGGFVVNEMCASGGMPPLVVDGDAEVTVRVTGADRIVVVSDGRNPDELTVPAELTIERSDPPVRLAGPTSDFFEALGKLS; translated from the coding sequence ATGGAGGTAGGCATCGTCGCACAGCGGGGAAACGCCCGGGCCGCCAGACTCGCGTCCGAGATCCGCGAGAAACTTCGGGAACTCGATGTCGCCGTTCGCATCGACGAGGCGACTGCAGACCGGCTCGGTGCCGTCGACGGGAACGAACCAGCCGTGCCGGAGGGACATCCGGTGGAGACGTTTCGCGAGTGTGATCTCGTCGTCTCGATCGGGGGGGACGGCACGTTCCTGTTTGCCGCCAGGGGCGCCGGCGGGACGCCCGTTCTCGGCGTCAACCTCGGCGAGGTCGGCTTTCTCAACGCAGTTTCCCCGTCAGAAGCAGTCGAGGTGATCGGCCGGGAGGTGACGGCGTACCGACAAGGGGAACTGGACGTGCGCGAGGTGCCCCGGGTGAAGGCACGAACGGACAACTGGATGTCGGGACCCGCCGTCAACGATATCGTAGTACAGGGATCCCGCCGGGGGCACGGAGGCGGGATCGACTACGACCTCCGGGTCGACGGATCGCTGTACTCCGGCGGCCACGCCGACGGGGTACTGGTGGCGACACAGACGGGATCGACCGCGTACAATCTGTCGGAGGGCGGTCCGCTCGTACATCCGTCGATCGGTGGGTTCGTCGTCAACGAGATGTGTGCGTCCGGCGGGATGCCCCCGCTGGTCGTCGACGGCGACGCCGAGGTGACCGTTCGCGTCACCGGCGCCGACCGCATCGTCGTCGTAAGCGACGGCCGGAACCCGGACGAGCTTACGGTTCCCGCCGAACTGACGATCGAACGGAGCGATCCCCCCGTCAGGCTGGCCGGCCCGACCTCTGACTTCTTTGAAGCGCTCGGAAAGCTCTCCTAA
- a CDS encoding protein translocase SEC61 complex subunit gamma, with the protein MDVPYDLNSYIRVLKLASTPTWGEFIQVSKIAGAGILLVGFIGFLIFAIMSLLPGVGV; encoded by the coding sequence ATGGACGTCCCGTACGACCTCAACAGCTACATTCGGGTGTTAAAACTCGCCAGCACCCCGACCTGGGGAGAGTTCATCCAGGTGTCGAAGATCGCGGGAGCCGGGATCCTTCTGGTCGGCTTCATCGGATTCCTCATCTTCGCGATCATGAGCCTCCTCCCAGGGGTGGGTGTCTGA
- a CDS encoding metal-dependent hydrolase — MPNYPTHAQWGRRAAVAVALLVGAGIYTAFDLPILAVVAAVGAGATTFVGSIYPDVDHHNSVPRRKATRIFRGFAVFGVISLGVLHWERLVEFAATIPTEELLSEDVIPTEIVASGGIAMLALGSAALVDPLIGIVTRQHRDWTHSVPINFALTALFAAGVWLLVREFEPAYQIAAVAVVGAFFLGCLVHLGLDGEVG; from the coding sequence ATGCCGAACTATCCGACCCACGCACAGTGGGGTCGTCGCGCGGCGGTCGCGGTCGCTCTGTTGGTGGGGGCTGGAATCTACACAGCGTTCGATCTCCCGATCCTGGCGGTCGTCGCCGCGGTCGGCGCGGGAGCGACGACGTTCGTCGGGTCGATCTACCCGGACGTCGATCACCACAACTCCGTCCCTCGCCGGAAGGCGACGCGGATCTTTCGAGGCTTCGCTGTATTCGGCGTTATCTCCCTGGGCGTATTACACTGGGAACGACTGGTCGAATTCGCCGCGACGATCCCGACCGAGGAACTGCTCTCGGAGGACGTAATCCCCACGGAAATAGTCGCAAGCGGCGGGATCGCGATGCTCGCGCTGGGGAGTGCGGCGCTCGTGGATCCGCTCATCGGGATAGTGACCCGACAACACCGCGACTGGACACACAGCGTTCCGATCAACTTCGCTTTGACAGCGCTTTTCGCTGCCGGGGTCTGGCTTCTGGTCCGGGAGTTCGAGCCGGCCTACCAGATCGCGGCTGTCGCCGTCGTCGGCGCGTTCTTCCTCGGCTGTCTCGTCCATCTGGGACTCGACGGGGAGGTCGGGTGA
- a CDS encoding transcription elongation factor Spt5, with protein MSLFAVKTTASQEMTVADMIANREEEEIHAVIAPDSLTSYVMVESDNTAVIERIMDEIPHARSIIPGESSMAEVEHFLSPTPDVEGIAEGDIVELIAGPFKGEKARVQRIDEGKDQVTVELYEATVPIPVTVRGDQIRVLDSDER; from the coding sequence ATGTCCCTGTTTGCCGTCAAGACGACGGCCAGCCAAGAGATGACCGTCGCCGACATGATCGCAAACAGGGAGGAAGAGGAGATCCACGCGGTGATAGCGCCGGACTCGCTGACGAGTTACGTGATGGTCGAGTCGGACAACACCGCGGTGATCGAGCGGATCATGGACGAAATTCCCCACGCACGCAGCATCATTCCCGGGGAGTCCTCGATGGCCGAGGTGGAGCATTTCCTCTCGCCGACGCCGGACGTCGAAGGCATCGCCGAGGGCGACATCGTCGAACTCATCGCGGGTCCGTTCAAAGGCGAGAAGGCGAGAGTCCAGCGGATCGACGAGGGTAAAGATCAGGTCACCGTCGAGCTGTACGAGGCGACGGTTCCGATCCCGGTGACCGTCCGTGGCGACCAGATTCGGGTGCTCGACTCCGACGAACGGTAG